A region from the Geobacillus vulcani PSS1 genome encodes:
- a CDS encoding carbohydrate kinase family protein has product MRTKDAIVCIGGANVDRKARLLVPLELGTSHPVASVQTAGGVARNIAENLGRLGQNVALLSVVGVDYDGQWLIDATSPYVDTRLVTRIPEANTGAYTAVLDERGEMALALADMTIYDAVRSEWLKQRWRELGPISAVVLDTNFPPDVISWVIGQCRRERLPLCAVTVSVPKVKRLPTDLAGVTWLVTNQAEAMALSGKQHLDDAIESLFRFGVETIVITRGAEGVVYATRKGKRGAIAAPAIKVIDATGAGDAFAAGFLYGVLNGHSVEDACRLGMSNAALTLQTAETVNPALTEQRLRAAHEQYFREGGQ; this is encoded by the coding sequence ATGAGAACGAAAGATGCCATCGTCTGCATCGGCGGGGCGAATGTCGATCGGAAAGCGCGGCTGCTTGTGCCGCTTGAGCTCGGCACGTCCCACCCTGTCGCGAGCGTGCAGACTGCAGGCGGGGTGGCGAGAAACATCGCTGAAAATCTCGGGAGGCTCGGGCAAAACGTTGCCCTCCTCAGCGTGGTCGGCGTTGATTATGACGGGCAATGGCTCATTGATGCCACGAGTCCATATGTTGACACAAGGCTGGTCACGCGAATCCCCGAAGCGAACACCGGTGCGTATACAGCGGTGCTTGATGAGCGCGGCGAGATGGCGCTCGCCTTGGCCGATATGACCATTTATGATGCCGTACGAAGCGAATGGCTGAAGCAGCGATGGCGGGAGCTCGGTCCAATTTCCGCTGTCGTGCTCGATACGAATTTTCCGCCCGATGTCATCTCTTGGGTGATCGGGCAGTGCCGCCGAGAACGCCTCCCTCTTTGCGCCGTGACCGTGTCCGTGCCCAAGGTGAAGCGATTGCCGACGGATCTCGCCGGTGTCACGTGGCTCGTCACGAATCAGGCGGAAGCCATGGCGCTTTCCGGGAAACAGCATCTTGATGATGCGATCGAATCGCTTTTTCGTTTCGGAGTGGAAACCATCGTCATTACGCGTGGAGCCGAGGGTGTCGTGTACGCGACAAGGAAAGGGAAGAGGGGAGCGATCGCGGCTCCCGCCATCAAGGTCATCGACGCTACCGGGGCGGGCGATGCGTTCGCGGCCGGATTTTTGTACGGCGTCCTGAACGGACATTCGGTGGAAGACGCCTGCCGCCTCGGGATGAGCAACGCGGCATTGACGCTGCAGACGGCTGAAACGGTGAATCCCGCTCTGACGGAACAACGGTTGCGAGCAGCGCATGAACAGTATTTTCGCGAAGGAGGACAATGA
- the mscL gene encoding large conductance mechanosensitive channel protein MscL: MWNEFKKFAIRGNVIDLAVGVIIGGAFGKIVSSLVNDIIMPLVGLILGGIDFSSLSWKVGKAEIKYGAFIQTVVDFLIIAFSIFLFVKLINTLYERVKKQEEVKETAPTLTKEEELLTEIRDLLKQQRETM; encoded by the coding sequence ATGTGGAACGAATTTAAAAAATTCGCCATCCGCGGCAATGTCATTGACTTGGCCGTCGGGGTCATCATCGGCGGGGCGTTTGGCAAAATCGTTTCCTCGCTCGTCAATGACATCATCATGCCGCTTGTCGGGTTGATTCTAGGCGGCATTGATTTCAGCAGCTTATCATGGAAAGTCGGCAAGGCGGAAATCAAATATGGCGCGTTTATCCAAACGGTTGTCGACTTTTTGATTATCGCCTTCTCGATTTTCCTGTTTGTCAAACTGATCAACACCTTATACGAACGGGTGAAAAAGCAAGAAGAAGTGAAGGAAACAGCGCCGACGCTGACAAAAGAAGAAGAGCTGCTCACCGAAATTCGCGATTTGTTAAAGCAGCAGCGGGAAACGATGTAA
- a CDS encoding DUF4871 domain-containing protein, protein MTIVAVKKGSHKLAPALTVDGKSVWTTGVPGGPNNGADAHIPSNMKLREPGTWALLVFLGNTYWDYVVIDVQ, encoded by the coding sequence GTGACGATCGTGGCGGTGAAAAAAGGAAGCCACAAGCTTGCCCCTGCGTTAACCGTAGATGGAAAAAGCGTTTGGACAACGGGAGTTCCGGGAGGGCCGAACAACGGGGCGGACGCTCATATTCCGTCCAATATGAAGCTGAGAGAACCGGGGACGTGGGCGTTGCTTGTTTTTCTCGGAAACACGTACTGGGACTATGTCGTCATTGACGTCCAATGA
- a CDS encoding YjiH family protein, with protein MRANPTMAPSTPAPTPASGAWKFFVFSAIGIFVFFVPVSIGGTSSILLDHIVTWIRAQFPGLVPYYALIVIALGAVYPFYSKTWNKDAVTAVFSILKVLGLIVAVMLVFRIGPAWLFQPDMGPFLYDKLVVSVGLLVPIGSVFLALLVGYGLLEFVGVWMQPIMRPIWKTPGRSAIDAVASFVGSYSIGLLITNKVFKEGKYTVKEAAIIATGFSTVSVTFMVVVAKTLGLMSIWNTYFWVTFLVTFAVTAFTARMWPLSRMSDEYYDGKGDPEQKVTGNYMKQAWAEAMRAVAQSKGIGTNIWENLRDGFIMTMGILPSIMSVGLIGLLLAEYTPLFDWLGYLFYPFTLLLQIPEPLLAAKASAIEIAEMFLPALLVTEAPLVTKFIIAVVSVSAILFFSAVIPCIVSTEIPLSLPKLLVIWFERTVLTLILTAPLAYWLL; from the coding sequence ATGAGAGCGAATCCAACCATGGCGCCATCCACGCCGGCACCAACGCCGGCAAGCGGGGCATGGAAGTTTTTCGTCTTTAGCGCCATCGGCATTTTCGTATTTTTCGTCCCGGTGTCGATCGGCGGCACATCGTCGATTTTACTCGATCATATTGTGACATGGATTCGCGCGCAGTTTCCGGGACTCGTCCCGTATTATGCGCTTATCGTTATTGCCCTTGGAGCGGTTTATCCGTTCTATAGTAAGACGTGGAACAAAGACGCGGTCACCGCTGTTTTTTCCATTCTCAAAGTACTTGGATTGATCGTGGCTGTCATGCTTGTGTTTCGGATCGGTCCGGCATGGCTGTTTCAGCCGGATATGGGGCCGTTTTTGTACGATAAGCTCGTGGTTTCCGTCGGCTTGCTTGTGCCGATTGGCTCGGTTTTTCTCGCTCTTCTTGTTGGTTACGGGCTGCTTGAATTCGTCGGTGTGTGGATGCAGCCGATCATGCGGCCGATTTGGAAAACGCCGGGCCGCTCGGCCATCGATGCCGTTGCCTCCTTTGTCGGCAGCTACTCCATCGGTCTTTTGATCACGAACAAAGTGTTCAAAGAGGGCAAATATACGGTGAAAGAGGCGGCGATCATCGCTACCGGCTTCTCCACCGTATCCGTCACATTTATGGTGGTTGTCGCGAAAACGTTAGGATTAATGTCGATATGGAATACGTATTTTTGGGTGACCTTTCTCGTCACGTTTGCCGTTACAGCGTTCACCGCTCGGATGTGGCCGCTAAGCCGCATGAGCGATGAATACTACGACGGCAAGGGGGATCCCGAGCAAAAAGTGACAGGCAACTATATGAAACAAGCTTGGGCTGAAGCGATGAGGGCGGTAGCGCAGTCAAAAGGGATCGGGACGAACATATGGGAAAACTTGCGCGATGGCTTTATCATGACGATGGGCATTTTGCCTTCGATTATGTCGGTCGGGTTGATCGGGCTGCTGCTCGCCGAATATACGCCGTTGTTTGATTGGCTGGGCTATCTGTTTTATCCGTTTACTCTTCTCTTGCAAATTCCGGAGCCGTTGTTGGCAGCGAAAGCCTCGGCCATCGAGATCGCCGAAATGTTTTTGCCGGCCTTGCTTGTCACTGAAGCACCGCTCGTAACAAAATTTATAATTGCCGTTGTTTCCGTTTCTGCCATCTTGTTCTTTTCCGCTGTCATTCCATGCATTGTATCCACTGAGATTCCGCTCAGTTTGCCGAAACTGCTCGTCATTTGGTTCGAGCGGACGGTATTGACGCTCATCCTCACCGCACCGCTGGCGTACTGGCTGCTTTGA
- the hutI gene encoding imidazolonepropionase: MRPLFVRRARQLVTLAGSSAAPLVGEQMSNLSIMENGSVWIENGTITAVGPDDELVRRFADRLAEAEVIDARGKTVTPGLVDPHTHLVYAGSREHEWTMRLGGATYMEIMNAGGGIHATTKATREASEETLYEESKRRLDQFLLHGVTTVEAKSGYGLSLEHEIKQLNVAKRLDDTHPVDVVSTFLGAHAVPPEWKHDREEYIRLIIEEMIPEVSRQGLAEFNDVFCERGVFTPDEARRILEAGKAHGLTPKIHADEIEPYGGAELAAEVGAISADHLLRASDDGLRCMAERGVIGVLLPGTAFFLLTKAANARRLLDAGVPVALATDCNPGSSPTVSLPLVMSLACLHMRMTPAEALAAATINAAHAIGRAHVIGSLELGKKADLVVFNVPNYVQIMYYYGVNHAETVIKDGKVVVAGGKVRV, encoded by the coding sequence ATGCGCCCGCTCTTTGTCCGCCGCGCCCGCCAGCTCGTCACGCTGGCGGGAAGCTCCGCGGCCCCGCTTGTGGGAGAACAGATGAGCAACCTTTCCATCATGGAAAACGGCAGCGTCTGGATCGAAAACGGCACGATCACCGCCGTTGGTCCGGACGACGAACTCGTCCGCCGTTTCGCGGATCGGCTTGCCGAAGCGGAGGTGATCGACGCCCGCGGCAAAACGGTCACCCCTGGCCTTGTCGACCCGCACACCCATCTCGTTTACGCCGGTAGCCGTGAACACGAATGGACGATGCGCCTCGGCGGGGCGACGTATATGGAGATCATGAACGCCGGCGGCGGCATTCACGCGACGACAAAGGCAACCCGCGAGGCGTCGGAAGAGACGCTGTATGAAGAAAGCAAGCGGCGGCTCGATCAGTTTTTGCTTCACGGCGTCACGACCGTTGAGGCGAAAAGCGGCTACGGGTTAAGCCTTGAACATGAAATCAAGCAGCTTAACGTCGCCAAGCGGCTCGATGATACCCATCCGGTCGATGTCGTTTCCACCTTTCTTGGCGCCCACGCCGTTCCGCCGGAGTGGAAGCACGACCGGGAGGAATATATCCGTTTGATCATCGAAGAAATGATTCCTGAAGTCAGCCGTCAGGGGTTGGCTGAGTTCAACGACGTCTTTTGCGAGCGCGGCGTGTTCACCCCTGATGAGGCGCGCCGCATCCTTGAAGCGGGCAAAGCGCACGGCTTGACGCCGAAAATCCACGCCGATGAAATCGAACCGTACGGCGGCGCCGAACTGGCCGCTGAGGTGGGGGCGATATCGGCCGACCACTTGCTCCGTGCCTCTGATGACGGCCTCCGCTGCATGGCGGAGCGCGGCGTGATCGGCGTCCTCCTGCCAGGCACAGCGTTTTTCTTACTAACCAAAGCCGCCAACGCCCGCCGCTTGCTCGACGCTGGCGTCCCGGTCGCCTTAGCGACCGACTGCAACCCCGGCTCATCGCCGACCGTCTCGCTCCCGTTGGTCATGAGCCTTGCCTGTTTGCATATGCGCATGACCCCGGCCGAAGCGCTTGCCGCCGCCACGATCAACGCCGCCCACGCCATCGGCCGCGCCCATGTGATCGGCAGCCTTGAACTAGGCAAGAAAGCGGATTTGGTCGTTTTCAACGTCCCGAACTACGTGCAAATCATGTACTATTACGGCGTCAACCATGCGGAGACGGTGATCAAGGACGGGAAGGTGGTGGTGGCGGGAGGAAAGGTGCGCGTTTGA
- the hutU gene encoding urocanate hydratase: MTDKRTVQALSGTTRRAKGWIQEAALRMLHNNLHPDVAERPDELIVYGGIGKAARNWECYEAIVDTLLRLENDETLLIQSGKPVAVFRTHPDAPRVLMANSNLVPAWATWDHFHELDKKGLIMYGQMTAGSWIYIGSQGIVQGTYETFAEVARQHFGGTLAGTITVTAGLGGMGGAQPLAVTMNGGVCLAVEVDPARIQRRLDTKYLDTMTDSLDAALAMAKRAKEEKTALSIGLVGNAAEVLPRLVDMGFVPDVLTDQTSAHDPLNGYIPAGLTLEEAAELRARDPKQYVARAKQSIAAHVRAMLAMQNRGAVTFDYGNNIRQVAKDEGVEDAFSFPGFVPAYIRPLFCEGKGPFRWVALSGDPEDIYKTDEVILREFSENERLCHWIRMAQKQIQFQGLPARICWLGYGERAKFGKIINDMVARGELKAPIVIGRDHLDSGSVASPNRETEAMIDGSDAIADWPILNALLNAVGGASWVSVHHGGGVGMGYSIHAGMVIVADGTKEAEKRLERVLTTDPGLGVVRHADAGYELAIRTAKEKGIDMPMLK; this comes from the coding sequence ATGACAGACAAACGAACGGTACAAGCGCTTTCCGGAACAACGCGGCGAGCGAAAGGATGGATTCAGGAAGCGGCGCTGCGCATGTTGCACAACAACTTGCATCCGGATGTCGCCGAGCGGCCGGATGAGTTGATCGTTTACGGCGGCATCGGGAAAGCGGCGCGCAACTGGGAATGTTACGAGGCGATTGTGGACACTCTTCTTCGATTGGAAAACGATGAGACATTGCTCATTCAATCGGGCAAGCCGGTCGCGGTGTTTCGCACCCACCCGGATGCGCCGCGCGTGCTCATGGCCAACTCGAACCTCGTGCCGGCATGGGCGACATGGGACCATTTCCATGAGCTCGACAAAAAAGGGCTGATCATGTACGGGCAAATGACGGCCGGCAGTTGGATTTACATCGGCAGCCAAGGGATCGTCCAAGGGACGTACGAAACGTTTGCCGAAGTGGCGCGCCAGCACTTTGGCGGCACGCTGGCAGGAACGATCACGGTCACGGCCGGCCTAGGCGGCATGGGCGGGGCGCAGCCGTTGGCGGTGACGATGAACGGCGGCGTCTGTCTCGCCGTTGAAGTCGACCCGGCCCGCATCCAGCGCCGCCTTGACACGAAATACCTTGACACGATGACCGACAGCCTGGACGCCGCGCTCGCCATGGCCAAACGGGCGAAGGAAGAGAAAACAGCGCTGTCGATCGGCCTTGTCGGCAACGCGGCCGAAGTGTTGCCGCGGCTCGTTGATATGGGTTTTGTTCCGGACGTCTTGACCGATCAAACGTCCGCCCATGATCCGTTAAACGGCTACATCCCCGCGGGGTTGACGCTTGAGGAGGCGGCCGAGCTGCGGGCGCGCGATCCGAAGCAGTACGTTGCCCGCGCCAAACAGTCGATTGCCGCGCATGTGCGGGCGATGTTGGCGATGCAAAATCGTGGAGCGGTGACGTTTGATTACGGCAACAACATCCGCCAAGTGGCGAAAGACGAAGGAGTCGAAGATGCCTTCTCCTTCCCGGGCTTTGTGCCGGCGTACATCCGCCCGCTCTTTTGTGAAGGAAAGGGCCCGTTCCGCTGGGTGGCGCTCTCCGGCGATCCGGAAGACATTTACAAAACCGATGAAGTCATTTTGCGCGAGTTCAGCGAGAACGAACGCCTTTGCCATTGGATCCGCATGGCGCAAAAACAAATCCAATTCCAAGGGTTGCCGGCGCGCATTTGCTGGCTTGGCTACGGCGAGCGGGCGAAGTTCGGAAAAATCATCAACGACATGGTCGCCCGCGGTGAATTGAAGGCGCCGATCGTCATCGGACGCGACCATTTGGACTCGGGTTCGGTCGCCTCGCCGAACCGGGAGACGGAAGCGATGATAGACGGAAGCGATGCCATCGCTGACTGGCCGATTTTAAACGCCCTGTTGAATGCGGTCGGCGGCGCAAGCTGGGTGTCGGTTCACCACGGCGGCGGCGTCGGCATGGGCTACTCCATTCACGCCGGCATGGTTATTGTCGCCGACGGGACGAAAGAGGCGGAAAAACGGCTGGAACGCGTGTTGACGACCGACCCCGGCCTTGGTGTCGTCCGCCACGCCGACGCTGGGTATGAGCTCGCCATTCGGACAGCGAAAGAAAAAGGCATCGATATGCCGATGCTGAAGTAG
- a CDS encoding helix-turn-helix domain-containing protein — translation MKLVIAERDDKEREAICWLVSAYSLPIEQVYTAATVEEMMALLEREAPELLYVELDMIPYEQWGKAASCIRLFCQRVIAATAEATFARAKQAIDWQCVDLLVKPLEPAKLKQALRTAVSFSAGDGRSRPSVGVGGYDDDYRSLFVDDRVDVSTHVWLVQAEQPAFSSEVVRFLTNYPFRRRARVLPLTHMAACLFPELPGDGKEEAWKMLRDWEEDHHEPLAVVIMPPDGRRSVRERYQAARRLLETTFFIGYRQVIAPAPDDGPWRHLDPFLTPEEQRQWIEMLERFDHEAVKRWLQREFSDWTPPFPSPEMVRTRLTSILAQIRRFMKTYRLDRGATEREYMRLFQEILYNPVLYRIVQELILFLRRLLDEARRAAEDARVDAIERGLRYMEAHFRDPSLSLEQAAAAAGRSPAYFSHLLSKKRGVTFRQWLTNRRLEEAKRLLRQTDLSIKEIAEQTGFRTAHYLTRVFKAELNQTPTAYRDEQRSYRSSPR, via the coding sequence ATGAAACTCGTCATTGCCGAACGGGACGACAAGGAACGAGAAGCGATCTGCTGGCTCGTGTCCGCGTATTCCTTGCCGATTGAGCAAGTATATACGGCGGCTACGGTCGAGGAGATGATGGCGCTGCTGGAACGGGAAGCGCCGGAGCTATTGTACGTCGAATTGGATATGATTCCGTATGAACAGTGGGGGAAAGCGGCATCTTGCATCCGCCTGTTTTGCCAGCGCGTGATTGCCGCAACCGCGGAGGCGACATTCGCACGGGCGAAGCAAGCCATCGACTGGCAATGCGTCGATTTGCTTGTGAAACCGCTTGAGCCCGCCAAATTGAAGCAAGCGTTGCGAACGGCGGTTTCATTTTCCGCCGGGGACGGGCGCTCTCGGCCGTCCGTCGGTGTTGGCGGCTATGATGACGATTATCGCTCGTTGTTTGTCGATGACCGTGTTGATGTGTCGACCCACGTATGGCTTGTGCAGGCCGAACAACCTGCCTTCTCTTCCGAAGTGGTCCGCTTTTTAACAAACTATCCGTTTCGCCGGCGGGCGCGCGTCTTGCCGTTGACCCATATGGCGGCCTGTCTCTTTCCCGAGCTGCCGGGCGACGGAAAAGAAGAGGCATGGAAGATGTTGCGCGATTGGGAGGAGGACCATCATGAGCCATTGGCGGTCGTCATCATGCCGCCGGATGGCCGGCGATCGGTGCGTGAGCGATACCAAGCCGCCCGCCGGCTGCTCGAGACGACGTTTTTTATCGGCTACCGGCAAGTGATCGCTCCGGCGCCTGATGACGGACCGTGGCGCCACTTGGATCCGTTTCTGACGCCGGAAGAGCAGCGGCAATGGATCGAGATGCTTGAGCGGTTTGACCATGAAGCGGTCAAACGATGGCTGCAACGGGAATTTTCCGATTGGACGCCGCCGTTTCCGAGCCCGGAGATGGTGCGCACGCGGTTGACGAGCATTTTGGCGCAAATCCGCCGGTTTATGAAGACGTACCGTCTGGACCGCGGCGCGACCGAACGCGAGTACATGCGCCTATTTCAGGAAATTTTGTATAATCCGGTGCTGTATCGCATCGTTCAGGAATTGATTTTGTTTTTGCGCCGGCTGCTTGACGAAGCGAGGCGAGCAGCGGAAGACGCGCGCGTCGACGCCATCGAACGGGGGCTCCGCTATATGGAAGCGCATTTTCGCGACCCGTCGCTCTCGTTGGAGCAGGCCGCGGCGGCAGCCGGCCGCAGCCCTGCGTATTTCAGCCATTTGTTGTCGAAAAAGCGCGGCGTGACGTTCCGCCAATGGCTGACGAACCGGCGGCTTGAGGAGGCGAAACGGCTGCTTCGCCAAACCGACCTCTCGATTAAGGAAATCGCCGAACAGACCGGGTTTCGCACGGCCCATTATTTGACGCGCGTCTTTAAAGCCGAACTGAATCAGACGCCGACCGCCTACCGCGATGAACAACGATCGTATCGGTCATCACCGCGGTAG
- the hutG gene encoding formimidoylglutamase, giving the protein MYQQPEKSRWTGRVDSVSDERAFRLHQRIRLLDLSQPLAPMERAAALIGFACDEGVRRNQGRQGAKEAPAAVKAALGRLPWHLPQGASIFDAGDVVCVDGQLEQSQAELGKAVARLLRSGAAPVVIGGGHETAYGHYLGVREALGPNARLGIINIDAHFDLRPYDNGPTSGTMFRQILDEDKQVGYCCLGIQKLGNTAALFADAQRYGCEYMLEEQLTAGPMEAAYEQIERFASTYDGVMLTICMDAISAAAAPGVSAPSPFGLPPSLVRALIRRIVAHPNTVSVDLCEVNPLVDEGGKTVALAAAFCLEILLHLQCLQGGPSFRSRHNGGS; this is encoded by the coding sequence ATGTATCAACAACCCGAGAAAAGCCGCTGGACGGGGCGGGTGGACAGTGTGAGCGATGAACGGGCGTTTCGCCTCCATCAGCGCATCCGCCTGTTGGATTTATCGCAGCCGTTGGCGCCGATGGAACGAGCAGCGGCTCTCATCGGCTTTGCGTGCGACGAGGGAGTGCGCCGCAACCAAGGCCGTCAAGGGGCGAAAGAGGCGCCGGCCGCCGTGAAGGCGGCGTTGGGGCGGCTGCCATGGCATCTTCCGCAAGGCGCGTCCATCTTTGATGCGGGCGATGTCGTTTGCGTGGACGGACAACTCGAACAAAGCCAAGCCGAACTCGGCAAAGCCGTCGCCCGCCTGCTGCGAAGCGGCGCGGCGCCGGTGGTGATCGGCGGCGGCCATGAGACGGCGTATGGCCATTATTTGGGCGTCCGTGAAGCGCTTGGGCCGAACGCCCGCCTTGGCATCATCAACATTGACGCCCATTTCGATTTGCGGCCGTATGATAACGGGCCGACATCCGGGACGATGTTTCGGCAAATTTTGGATGAGGACAAACAGGTGGGATATTGCTGCTTAGGCATTCAGAAGCTCGGCAACACGGCGGCGCTGTTTGCGGATGCACAGCGGTACGGATGCGAGTACATGCTGGAAGAACAGCTGACTGCAGGGCCGATGGAGGCAGCGTATGAACAGATCGAACGATTTGCCTCAACGTATGACGGCGTGATGTTGACCATTTGCATGGATGCGATCAGCGCTGCCGCCGCGCCGGGGGTGAGCGCGCCGTCGCCGTTTGGACTCCCACCATCGCTGGTGCGCGCGCTCATCCGCCGCATCGTTGCGCATCCGAACACGGTCAGCGTCGATCTTTGCGAAGTCAACCCGCTCGTGGATGAAGGCGGAAAAACCGTGGCGCTAGCCGCTGCTTTTTGCCTAGAAATCCTTCTTCATCTCCAATGTTTGCAAGGAGGCCCCTCATTTAGGAGCAGGCACAATGGGGGCAGTTGA
- a CDS encoding PaaI family thioesterase has product MKSTVNLHDVIAGQSAPPPCDTTLGVRLTEARDGYAKGVWKVSESLLNGNGVIMGGFVGAAADIVMAYAVTTLLRDDQMHASINLHTTFHRPMEAGEAEIEALVEKPGRTVVYVTATVRQNGKEVASATSSVLIMEKR; this is encoded by the coding sequence ATGAAATCAACCGTCAACTTGCATGACGTCATCGCCGGCCAAAGCGCGCCGCCGCCGTGCGATACAACGCTCGGCGTTCGCTTGACAGAAGCCCGGGACGGCTATGCGAAAGGAGTATGGAAGGTAAGCGAATCGCTGCTCAACGGCAACGGCGTCATTATGGGCGGGTTTGTCGGCGCGGCGGCCGATATCGTGATGGCTTATGCGGTGACGACCTTGCTTCGCGATGACCAAATGCACGCTTCGATCAACTTGCACACGACGTTTCATCGTCCGATGGAAGCCGGGGAAGCGGAAATCGAGGCGCTAGTGGAAAAACCCGGGCGAACGGTCGTTTATGTGACCGCCACCGTGCGGCAAAACGGCAAAGAGGTGGCGAGCGCCACGTCATCCGTGCTGATCATGGAAAAACGATGA
- a CDS encoding PaaI family thioesterase has protein sequence MEETIVHAIQDDYPDEFAWCYGCGRLNETGHHFRTGWQGDKTVTVYTPRPEHTAIPGFVYGGLIASLIDCHGTGSAALALHRKNGHEPGSGETPPRFVTASLHVDFLKPTPHGVPLVAIGTVTEIHPKKWQVDTEVFANGELCARGQVVAVVMPKTFVRS, from the coding sequence GTGGAAGAAACGATCGTTCACGCCATTCAAGACGACTATCCGGATGAATTCGCTTGGTGCTATGGCTGCGGCCGTTTGAATGAGACGGGCCACCATTTCCGCACCGGATGGCAAGGGGACAAGACGGTGACCGTATACACGCCGCGCCCCGAACATACAGCCATCCCTGGATTTGTGTATGGCGGATTGATCGCCTCGCTCATCGACTGCCACGGCACCGGTTCAGCGGCGCTGGCGCTGCACCGGAAAAACGGCCATGAGCCGGGCAGCGGGGAGACGCCGCCGCGCTTTGTCACCGCTTCGCTGCACGTCGATTTTCTCAAACCGACGCCGCACGGGGTGCCGCTTGTGGCCATCGGCACAGTGACGGAAATTCATCCGAAAAAATGGCAAGTTGACACCGAAGTGTTTGCGAACGGTGAATTATGCGCCCGCGGGCAAGTCGTCGCCGTCGTGATGCCGAAAACGTTTGTCCGCTCTTAA